A genomic region of Oryza glaberrima chromosome 1, OglaRS2, whole genome shotgun sequence contains the following coding sequences:
- the LOC127784326 gene encoding abscisic stress-ripening protein 3-like — MGHHHKNDDKAAAAAGGDHRKEEKHHKHMEQLAKLGTVAAGAYAMHEKHKAKKEPENARSHRVKEEIAATIAAGSVGLAVHEHHKKEAKKHGHHH, encoded by the exons ATGGGGCACCACCACAAGAACGACGacaaggccgcggcggcggccggcggcgaccaccgcaAGGAGGAGAAGCACCACAAGCACATGGAGCAGCTTGCCAAGCTcggcaccgtcgccgccggagcaTACGCCATG CACGAGAAGCACAAGGCGAAGAAGGAACCGGAGAATGCGCGGTCGCACAGGGTGAAGGAGGAgatcgccgccaccatcgccgccggcagcgtcgGCCTCGCCGTCCACGAGCATCACAAGAAGGAAGCAAAGAAGCATGGCCATCACCATTAG
- the LOC127769686 gene encoding pentatricopeptide repeat-containing protein At3g13880-like, translating to MRLSFFFIEGRKYVCRKVRCDEKVGSLKKKLESEQDLTQKLTRASSRAEAGAEMPPPPPFPSLDAFYLHLLRACTSLRHAAAVHAHIARAHPAASLFLRNTLLAAYCRLGGPLPARRLLDEMPRRNAVSFNLLIDAYSREGLAPLSLETLARARRAGVGVDRFSYAAALAACSRAGHLRAGRAVHALAVLDGLSSGVFVSNSLVSMYSKCGEMGEARRVFDVAEERDDVSWNSLVSGYVRAGAREEMVRVFAMMRRGGMGLNSFALGSVIKCCSGRGDGTMDIAEAVHGCVIKAGLDSDVFLVSAMIDMYAKKGALVEAAALFRSVQEPNVVMFNTMIAGFCRTETVIGKEVASEALTLYSEVQSRGMQPTEFTFSSVLRACNLAGYLEFGKQIHGQVIKYTFQEDDFIGSALIDLYFNSGCMEDGFRCFRSSPKHDIVTWTAMVSGCVQNELHEKALSLFHESLGAGLKPDLFTISSVMNACASLAVARAGEQIQCFATKSGFDRFTVMGNSCVHMYARSGDVDAATRRFQEMESHDVVSWSAVISCHAQHGCARDALHFFDEMVDAKVVPNEITFLGVLTACSHGGLVDEGLRYYETMNKDYGLSPTIKHCTCVVDLLGRAGRLADAEAFISNSIFHADPVIWRSLLASCRIHRDLERGQLVANRIMELEPTLSASYVILYNMYLDAGELSLASKTRDLMKQRGVKKEPGLSWIELKCGVHSFVAGDKSHPESSAIYTKLEEMLSRIEKLATTDTEISKREQNLMNCHSEKLAVALGMIHLPQSAPIRVMKNLRVCRDCHSTMKLISKSENREIILRDPIRFHHFRDGSCSCADYW from the exons AtgagattgagttttttttttatagagggaAGGAAgtatgtatgtaggaaagttcgatgtgacgaaaaagttggaagtttgaaaaaaaaattagaatctGAACAGGACCTAACCCAAAAACTTACTCGCGCCTCCTCTCGTGCGGAGGCGGGAGCagagatgccgccgccgccgccgttcccgtcgcTGGACGCCTtctacctccacctcctccgcgcctGCACCTCgctgcgccacgccgccgccgtccatgccCACATCGCCCGCGCCCACCCGGCCGCCTCCCTTTTCCTCCGCAacaccctcctcgccgcctacTGCCGCCTCGGGGGCCCactccccgcgcgccgcctgctcgacgaaatgcccCGCCGCAACGCCGTCTCCTTCAACCTCCTCATCGACGCCTACTCCCGGGAAGGGCTCGCGCCCCTCTCTCTGGAGACCctcgcgcgggcgcggcgcgcgggggtcGGCGTCGACCGGTTCTCGTAcgcggccgcgctcgccgcgtgCTCGCGGGCGGGGCACCTGAGGGCCGGCAGGGCCGTGCACGCGCTGGCCGTTCTTGATGGTCTCTCCAGCGGGGTGTTCGTCTCCAATTCGCTTGTCAGCATGTACTCCAAGTGCGGCGAGAtgggcgaggcgaggcgtgTGTTCGACGTTGCTGAGGAGAGGGATGATGTCTCCTGGAACTCGTTGGTCTCAGGGTATGTgcgcgccggcgcgcgcgaggAGATGGTAAGGGTGTTTGCTATGATGCGCCGCGGTGGAATGGGTCTGAATTCATTTGCTCTTGGGAGTGTCATCAAGTGTTGCTCTGGCCGTGGAGATGGAACAATGGACATCGCTGAGGCAGTTCATGGATGTGTTATAAAGGCTGGGCTTGACTCTGATGTGTTTCTTGTGAGCGCCATGATTGACATGTATGCCAAGAAAGGTGCCTTAGTGGAAGCTGCCGCGCTCTTTCGGTCGGTGCAAGAGCCCAATGTGGTCATGTTCAACACTATGATTGCCGGTTTTTGTCGTACTGAGACTGTAATTGGTAAGGAAGTTGCAAGTGAAGCGCTAACTCTGTATTCAGAGGTGCAGAGTCGTGGAATGCAGCCTACTGAGTTCACATTCTCTAGTGTGTTACGGGCTTGCAACCTTGCTGGTTACCTTGAATTTGGAAAACAAATACATGGCCAAGTGATCAAGTACACTTTCCAGGAAGATGATTTCATCGGGAGTGCGCTTATTGACTTGTACTTCAACTCTGGCTGTATGGAAGATGGGTTTAGGTGCTTCAGATCCAGCCCCAAGCATGATATTGTTACCTGGACAGCAATGGTTTCTGGGTGTGTTCAAAATGAACTTCATGAGAAGGCTCTGAGTTTGTTTCATGAATCTTTAGGTGCTGGATTGAAACCGGATCTTTTTACTATATCTAGTGTGATGAATGCATGCGCAAGTTTAGCTGTTGCAAGGGCTGGTGAGCAGATCCAGTGCTTTGCCACGAAATCTGGTTTTGACCGGTTCACTGTCATGGGGAACTCTTGCGTGCATATGTATGCTAGATCAGGGGATGTTGATGCTGCAACTCGGAGGTTTCAGGAGATGGAATCACACGATGTTGTCTCTTGGTCTGCAGTGATATCATGCCATGCACAGCATGGTTGTGCAAGGGATGCTTTACATTTTTTTGATGAAATGGTGGATGCAAAGGTGGTGCCAAATGAGATCACTTTTCTTGGTGTCCTTACTGCCTGTAGCCATGGAGGATTGGTTGATGAGGGACTCAG GTATTATGAAACTATGAATAAGGATTATGGGTTGAGTCCAACCATAAAGCATTGCACTTGTGTTGTTGATCTCCTTGGACGAGCTGGGAGACTAGCTGATGCTGAGGCTTTTATAAGCAATTCAATCTTCCATGCTGACCCAGTCATTTGGCGGTCTTTGCTGGCCTCATGTCGAATTCATAGAGACCTGGAGAGAGGTCAACTTGTCGCGAATCGGATAATGGAACTAGAACCCACTTTGTCAGCGTCCTATGTAATTCTTTACAACATGTACCTGGATGCTGGGGAGCTCTCGTTGGCTTCAAAAACTAGGGATCTGATGAAACAGCGAGGTGTGAAGAAAGAACCTGGCCTGAGTTGGATAGAACTGAAGTGTGGAGTTCACTCTTTTGTTGCTGGTGACAAGTCTCATCCAGAGAGCAGTGCAATATACACAAAACTGGAAGAGATGCTTTCCAGGATCGAGAAGTTGGCGACCACTGATACTGAAATCTCTAAAAGGGAGCAAAATCTGATGAATTGCCATAGTGAAAAACTAGCTGTGGCATTAGGAATGATTCACTTGCCTCAGTCAGCACCTATAAGAGTAATGAAGAATCTGAGAGTTTGTCGTGATTGCCACTCAACAATGAAACTGATATCAAAGAGTGAAAACAGAGAGATCATATTGAGAGATCCAATTCGCTTCCATCACTTTAGAGATGGTTCATGTTCTTGCGCTGATTATTGGTAG
- the LOC127759148 gene encoding abscisic stress-ripening protein 2-like, with product MFGHHKNEEKMAAAGAAPKDAGDYRKEEKHHKHMEQIAKLGAAAAGAYAMHEKKQAKKDPEHARSHKMKEGIAAAVAVGSAGFALHEHHEKKEAKKHRRHAHHHHH from the exons ATGTTCGGCCACCACAAGAACGAGGAGAAGATGGCAGCAGCCGGGGCGGCGCCCAAGGACGCCGGCGACTATCGCAAGGAGGAGAAGCACCACAAGCACATGGAGCAGATCGCcaagctcggcgccgccgccgccggagcataCGCCATG CATGAGAAGAAGCAGGCGAAGAAGGACCCGGAGCACGCGCGGTCGCACAAGATGAAGGAagggatcgccgccgccgtcgccgtcggcagcGCCGGATTCGCCCTCCACGAGCACCACGAGAAGAAGGAAGCCAAGAAGCACCGCCGCcatgcccaccaccaccaccactaa